Below is a window of Nicotiana tabacum cultivar K326 chromosome 19, ASM71507v2, whole genome shotgun sequence DNA.
TGGCTGGAAATCGAGGCTGGACCGAGGCTGGAAATCGAGGTTGGAAATCGAAGCTGGAAATCGAGACTGGAAATCGAGGCTGGAACGAGGCTGAAAATCGAGGCTAGAAATCGAGGCTGGAAATCGAGGTTGGAAATTGTGGTTGGAGATCGAGGTAGGAAATCGAGGGCAGCGCCTGGACAtaaactttaagttataaaaagggggacttcgtcccattttttatttttgacaaattggagcttgggagaggcgatttttgagagattttcaagaaaaaatatcagggtaagtgattttaactcggatttggttaatatacacgagtatatcattattttcatcatttaattagtgttttgagatgaaaatttgggaaaaattttagaaatctcataaaacgaATTTGTGAGATTTTGAtgtcgattcagagtcagatttgagtgaaactagtatggttggactcgtaattgaatgggttattggattttgtgagtttcgtcggattccgagacgtgagacccacggacgatttttgagttaaatttcggattttgttggaaaatttatattttcatatggaataaatttcaataatttatattgattgaatcgaattaattatgactagatacgagactTTCGGAGGCTAATTCGCGAAGCAAAGGCTTAGCAGAATAAAGAGTTacccggttcgaggtaagtatcttgcctaaccttgaatTGGGGAAATTAcctcttaggcattgagtcttatgtgaaaattgtataattgaaaccatgtacgcgaggtgacgagtacacaCTTAgtttatatgtacaaattatatTGATTCAAATtcgtagacacccttatgtattaaattaaaaaactATTGAAACATagtaaatcctttatttgtcatgcctaaatcattatttgttgaatttatttttatatgactagttttagtgtacgtgTGTTGCACGTATGCTTAGCGTCAATCGATAGGAAGAACATATAAATCAAgttatcaaataattatttttgttgattCAAATATTAATATTAGCTCATCccaagttttaaatatttaactataattataatttttatacaataagaaTTCTATGTTCAGAGTAATAAAAAATTCGCTATGACCTATCACCTTTGGATTTTTATATTACTACAACCATTAGTGTTATTGAATCTTATcaatatttctcttttttttatattcttaaaattaaattaaaatattttcttagttaagCTTTGATacttgaatttttaaaaaattggaatCGATGAACTTTTGAGATTACTGCATTTGTGATTGCTAGATATTTGTTCTTACTCCCAAGTATTATTTAGTAAAAAAAAGTTAGTTAatattaaaattctaaattttaaaaaataattgaatgactattttattatttaaaagaaatacTCGTAAACTTTGAAAAGGTACTCTTAAAACCGGAAAACAAAAGAGGAATATAAGGACTTCTAaatcaagaaaaggaaaataaggacTACTAAACCTAAACTTTTACAACAAAAAAATACTCGAAACCAAATATAAGAAAAATACTCGTGAAGTGCTTGAAATTCAATACCCTAAatctaaatttaaaaaattaatttaaattattattttatctaatgTAAAGTACTATTGAGTACACAAGTTTTTaaaagttacataaatattattaaataatatatttaagttataaaacaaaaataacaaagaaaaaaaaaagtaagtcCCCGGAAATGATGAATTAATCTTATTTAGCTAGTTTAACAGAGGAATAAATTTTGACCAAATCCCACATACTTTAGATGCCTTATTATGGCTTCATTCAAGCTTTGCCTCAAATTATTCAAGTTATCCGATTGCTTCTTTGTTGTGGTATTAATTAGCAGAATATacttaatataaaaaaaattaatgacAAGATCAAAACATAATTTATTCATCTTCTCTAAAATTATATTGTCTGAACTAGACGTGCAATTAGTAAATGTCGTTTCGCAAGTACTTTTATAAGTTGATGTTGAGTTATAGAGTTAGTCAAATGCTAATGAGAGAATTTGTATCCAGTAATATTTATAGAATATGTATCGATACTTTTGTACACAAATGTTATAATGAGTGCTTAATTAAAAGGTAGAAAAGTTATTGTCATGGCCCGAAATTTTCGAcgaggtcgtgatgacgcctaacatttcacttgctaggcaagccaacgttagagaattattaaaccaattccttatttccattgagtaaataacaataattaactaagatgaaatatagtaAGTGCAGAATATtataaaattgtattaattactaccacccggatctggagtcacaattcacgagcattctagaacttactacaagtaatagtctgaaagaaatacaactatctgaatgaaagaaaacagtaggacagaaaagatagacggggacttaaaggtctgtgaacgccgacagatctaccttgagtctccggacagcagaccaatagcaaaatctcgatcaacctgagccggtaccaaaatctgcacagaaagtgcagagtgcagcatcaatacaaccgaccccatgtactgataagtgtcgagtctaacctcggcgaagtagtgacgaggctaggacaaaaTACctacatataacctgaacagtataatcatgctagtggcaacaacattatataaagaaataacgcagaaataatggaaaGGGGACATATAGTTAGggaaatacaatataaagagtgagaataatgaatagacagaattaaaccgaaaatccttaaacgaattgagcaaataaaacagcaaaggaaaactgcacggcatcacccttcgtgcttttactctcaacctcaccaaataaataaatagaacggcacggcatcacccttcgtgcttttactctcaacctcaccaaataaataaatagaacggcacggcatcacccttcgtgcattaaacctctcataatatacactgcatcacccttcgtgctttacactcttcctcacaatataaataatgcatgcacgacatcacccttcgtgctttccaCTCCTCTTCACAAAtcacaaaatcaataacaacggatagataggagtatcacaaagaaactaatattttacccataatcaatagcacaatgtaacctcaaccttgaatcaatatttgaaagttaccaaatctcagtgaaaccagatataagtcacccaacatttcaaataactcgctaagcatggatagtagaatttaaggctacaaaatagataagaatagaatttcactcgcatgctatgattCGACAACGATGCATAGAttctcgtcacctcacctatacaccgtatttaacaaccaaacacgtagcaaataaatacataatacctattccctcaagccaaagttagacacgacacttaccttgctctgaagaccacttaattctcaatcacagctttttctttaaaattcacctccaaaccactcgtatctattcaaaaatgactcaataacatcaaatattgctgaaggaatcaattatattttgtaaattaaatttctcaaattttcctccaaaaagtcaaaaaatcgaccccgggcccgcttggtaaaattccgaggttcggaccaaaattcttttacccattcaccctcgagcccgaatacgtaattagttttggaatccgaccttaaattggggtctaaatcctcaaattttcaaaatccctaatttctaccctaacccctaacgaattggagctcgggaagaggcaattttcgggagatttataattttaaaaaatggggtaagtgttcttacctaaatattggtcaaattacccaaaTCCACGGTTATGTTTAACATTTAAtcggtgatttaagttggaaaattataaaaactatttcgatttaatttgaagatttgagggtcgagttgatgtcgaaatttAGTAAAATTTGTATAGTTGAACTCGTGGTGGCGtttatattttgtaacttttgttgggttccgagacgtgggacccacaggcgatttttgagtcaaattttgaggTTCTATTGAAAAAactgtattttcatatggaattaattcctataatttatattgactgaatcgaactaattgtgactagattcgagccaatcggagtcgaaaaattgagggaaaggcattcttattggctgattgagcttggtttgaggtaagtgacttgtctaactttgtgtgggagaaatccccttaggatttgaaacTGTTGTAACATtttatgatatgtgagcgcctTGCGTACACGGGttaaattttgaaatatcggttcttgctgagtagtcttcttttaaattctttaactgagttgccttagcatatgtagtgatcatgtttagcctaatatcacatgtctacatGCCTTAACTCTTACGTGCAATATGTGCAATATGCTTAGCTGAATTACCTGCTTTCcttgatttgatttaaatctttaactgtaaaaTCTTTTGCTGAAATTTTTTTGTTCCTCCGACtacctgctgcatatttacttttggaactacgaggcggttcctcgggagatcccatgtactgcatatttacttttgggactacgagacggttcctaaggagatccccctgtactggatatttacttttgggactacgagacgattcctcgggagatcccctgtactgcatatttacttttgggactacgaggcggttcctcgggagatccccctgtactgcagatttacttttgggactacgaggcggtacctcgggagcgcccttgTTGTTTACCTCTAATTGTTGTGTTGTTATCTTTCTGTAAATTTCATTTATTTCTCAGTCACTTCATTACACTATTATAAATTtctgtcttatttattattatttccagtagggcctgactgacctcatcactactctaccgaggttaggcttggcacttactaggtaccactgtggtgtactcatactacgcttctgcacatcttttgtgcaaatccagataCTTCCTATCGGACGAGGTATCTGTAAACTAGTTGTACacggagacttcaagatataacTGTCAGCGTACACAGACCTCAGAGTCCTCCTCTATTCTTATTATGTTGTCTTCCTGATTTCTTTTTAGACTATGATGTATTGAGACacttagaataaattcttagaagcttgtgacttatttctaccgggttttgggagttgaaattattgaatttggcttcagttttattttatgtatttccgCAAAAATTGTTAGGCTTGCCTATtcctagagactaggtgccatcacgacatcctacggagggtgaatttggggtcgtgacatgactTGTAgtggattttaatgttatcgatgtccgtttgggattccgagccttggaataggttcgtattgtgatttatgacttatgtaccctaagtttattatttttaacttgaataaaaattttactcaaatgataaatttaaaaaataactgAATTAGATTCTCtttctaaataattaattaaaagtttaattattttgttttaacataaaaataatttattttatgttggttcggattttaatattagttcattttttgtttttgaatatttaattttaattataattttatccaccataaattttattttcaaaaagtaaaaaattgatatgacatttcactttcAGATCATTATGTTTGTAGAAtaattagtggtattgactcttactaacaatttttttctctttatcatacatttatattcttaaatattttattagttgttgtttaataattgagtatttttaaatattatacaaaaaaattgataaaaaaatattatttgagtagaaaaatagtttaaatataaaataaaaatatattaacgTGGGGGtatctttttctcaattttaactctttatctaattatttaatattacttttattttttattggcaTAGGACATTAtagagtggtaatgtattgccaatacggaggattcttataaaattaattttattaaatttttctaCATATTTTTAACAATAATTTAATAGACAAAATTGTAAATACTAAAAATTAGCACATAAGGTATtgtagtaaaaaaaaaataggttattacagttatgtcctttccctatgagttctttaGCTTAACATTTTGGGGCTATTTtcgtatattaatattgtatttatgcgtttataataatataggctctcctttttctaaataaatttggacaatataatacattctcaaattaaattagtaataggacattataatacgttttaaaattaaattagtaataagaatttttaagaagtatatcataaaagtaataggattacatgactaaagatattacttgtttaattttatatgaattagatatcccgaaagtaattatactaataggattcctaaaggtaatcatgtaggattcctaacgtgtagtattatgttctaaaactaataggattataaggctaatatctagaatttcggttatgtccttttattatgagttattatgcttaatattatgaGGTCATTTTTctaaaccgacattgtattcatgcttagGGCTATTTtcatatattaatattatatttatgcttttataataatataggctcttctttttctaaatgaatttggacaatataatacattctcaaattaaattagtaatatgacattataatacgtttttaaattaaattagtaatagaaatttttaagaagtatatcataaaagtaataggattaaatgactaaagatatttacttgtttaattttatttgaattagacatcccgaaagtaattatactaatagaattcctaaaggtaatcatgtaggattcctaacgtatagtattatgtcctaaaactaatagggttataaggctaatatctagaatacaggttatatccttttattatgagttattatgcttaatattatgaggtcatttttgtaaaccgacattgtattcataattttataataatatagatacaTATAGAATATAGATAGAGTACTAGGATAAGTAACTTTACTATTCACTATgcttgtttatttatttcttaaaaaGGTTATCcacacaaaaatatttttctttatagtAGTTTTTATGTGATAATTATTTCCGTGGTCAAGTTGaccaaatatttaatttaataatatCGCATAATTTTCATGAAACAAGTTCAAGTCAAAGAAAGTTTAATACTACTCTCTctgttctaatttatgtgaacatatttgagtggacacgaaatttaagaaaaaatgaagacttttggaatttgtggtccgaaacaagtcaaaaaggggtctataatatttgtgtggttattaaaatttctcattaaggataaaattggaagtttaagttaaattgtttccaaatttaaaaagaggtcattctttttggaacggatcaaaaaggaaataggttcaaaATGTGGGACGGAAGGAGTAACAAATTAGGACTCCTGGATAACTTGATTAATCATTTTATTATTACCAAACAATAATAAACAGGTACGCATCAAGATGAAGACAGACAGACAGATctaaatgaaaaacaaaaaggcagtatttattttaaaatgcatttcacccttattccttgGCACTATTTTCACACCGCGTTGAAATGGGGAATGTTAAGCCCAAAGACTGAAATTTCTTTGTGTTATTTGATCAATGGATTTAGCCATATCCTCCGTCAAAAGATTTTTCCAGTCGCCAACTTCTCCTGTTCGAAAAAATGCATTGTTACTAATTAATCCTGTCCCCCCAGTCTTATTCACCTCTAAGATGCTCAAACCTTGAAAACTATAGCGAGTCACTATTTTTTCAGCCACGCCTTGTATTTCTTCATCTTCAGAGAAAGGCTTCCCCATAAACTCTGCTAACTTCTTCACATAACCCAAAGTATCGCTCTTCAAATCTTCGTACGTCAAAAAGAACACTCTATTTGGTCTATCTACACTTGCTTTCCAGTATGTTGTAACGTGATCCCAAAAAGGTCCACAAAACGATTTTCCTTCACAAAACCACTTAAATATTTCTTCGACTGGATAATTAGGAGTCGTATCTCTAACTTCAGCCATGCTTTCTCTAGACCTTTGAGCAAAATGCCATAAAGAAACAAATGTGTCCTTTGGCTCCCTCCCTATATATGTAAATGATCTTGCAATCGGATTCTAATATAGATGGCGGTAAGAGATGTCACGCCTCATTTTTCCCGAGAGGgatagagagtttttccaattaaagtgacattattcgaaatgagattatttaattaatttcagagtcgtcacttgggataatttatggcgttcaaagtcaccggtttattttaaatcccaaatcgaggaaatttgactctgtttaaagtctgcgaaaaccagaagaccgggtaaggaattctgttaacccgggagaaggtgttaggcacttccggattccatggttttagcacgatcgctttaatcatacatggcttaattaaattgtttaattacgtgttttagaacctatgtgcgttttaccttttaccgcttttaaattaCTTGATTATGGCAttatgaaattatcttgaaaacGAACCACGTGTGTGTGAATCCGTTTGTTTGGTGTgccaaaaatcatgtcacgcgtacgtgtacacaattaataacactttattaagATTGTTCGgccaaagtcgcgcgaacgcatactttgatttatttgggaaaatcataatcatatcacgcgaacgtgtacacaattacgATAATAGATTAAATGTGTGCCTAAAAGCATTTCCACGGGTgttcatgaattaattattttcctaGGATTTGAGGGTgttcatgaattaattattttcctaGGATTTGAGATTAATGTGAGGCCATGAATCATGTATAAGAGTGTGGAAGAAGTGTACATTTCAACTAATGAGAGCTAGAAGAATTAATTAAATCTAAGTTGTTGGAAGTGTCTGATGATTGATAGACATTCACCTTTAAAAGGAAAATGGGTCATCCTATGAACAAATAATTGACGCTGAATCAATTATTGATGGAGTGTCAAACAGACTTGAATTTCGGCTCAGGTCCAGTTTTATAAAGTACCTCATAATCCCAATTATTTCCCTATTACTACGGTGGCCTAGACTTATTTGTGTGGCAATAATTGCAGagaattaatcaaacactttACCAAGTCAATTTATAACACCAAGTCAGCTAAGTTCATATCCCAAAACGTAATAAGCTACATTTGAAGAAAAAAGCACTAGTATAATGGTTCCAATTATACAAATAATTTCCTAATGAATTACTCATGCCCTTAAACTCTTGTGATTCAAATTTCAGTCTACTTTGTCTTAAAGTTTACTGCTCAAACAACTGTTTTTAGCATTCAAACGAATTCAAAATTGTGACTGAAAATCTGTACATATACGCCTCAAACAGATCTTTCACCAAGTGCTATATTCACTAAATCTCTGTTGGTCTCTATTACCAATGatagaaaaataaaacaacatGCTTAAACATTCATAATACAAATTTGAACCATTTTATcaaaaaaatattcaggaattaAAGTTGAACTACACATATAAAGGGAACTTCAAATTTAAACTAAATGGATTTTCAACTAAATTACGACtataataagaaataaaattaCATAGTCCTGACTGATTGAGTTAACTACACTTGATGAAATGCTATAATAACTGTAACCTTCGATTTCATCCACAACGCTTGTCAATTTGACGAACAATAGCTTACAACATTTCAAAATGGCTTGATTTGGGTTTGAGACTCACAGATCTGGCCTATTGATGGCCAGACCCATAAGTTGAAGCCATGACATAACATTATCAGTCCTTCACAAATAGCTTGACATGTTGTCTTAACAAACCATTAGGAAGTCTATAGATTAGAATTCATGATCAACAAATTATGATGTGGAGATGCCAATAATAGAAACTAATAGTAATACATGTGCTTAAGGACATTCATAACAGCAGCAAACAGGTCAGAGGTGAGCGAATGCCAATTCAAGCCATTCAAATACTTAGAACATTGCATAAGAAGATATATAACATCATGTAAGCACAACGACCATCTGAATTTCACAGATTTCAAGCTCAAATTGATTGTGCTAAGCTCAGAATCATACAAAGTTATCAATGTGTACCTTAAAGCAGCAAAAGTAAGTAGAAGAGAAAATAAGTCTCTGAAATTCTGAGAAGAAACAGCAGCAAGAACACAAAGCAGAAAAACCAAAACCACAGCAGCCTCAAACTCAGACCATGAATCCCAGCAAAAGAACATTGGGAAATGAAAAGAAACACAGcctggattttttttcttttgttttctagcTTTAAACTTAAAAAGAAGATCAGATTGAAAAATGAGGAGAAAGAGTCTTGGAATATTTTTTTCAGGGCTCTCTTGCGCGTCCGAAAATTCCTGTTTTAGAATGCAGAATGAGTCCTATTATATAGGCTGTGTGTGTGTAATCAGAGAGAATGAGAGAGAGTCcccaaaaaaaatagaatttgtcAGGCCCTCACTAAAATTTAGGAAAATAGCATctttcaaaactgaatttggacaATTGTCCTTGTTTCTAGATGGTTCTTTTTATTTCTTACCATTTAACTTCTGAAAATTATTTCTTGTGACCCCAACTTGAAATGAActctgatttttaaaaaaaaatgcattTTAGTCCCTTCTAGAGACTTCcccaacaaacaaatcagattcCCTAATTTTCCAAATCCCTTTGACCCCTTTAACTCCTATTAATTACACATGAGTCATAGCAGAAAGAAATCATGTAAATCAGTCCCAataaacaaagaagcaaaattaatctaattaactCAATAATTAAGACTAATTAGCATGCAATTGAGCTGTTAAAATCACATAAACCCTTAAAACAAAACAGACATGTTGCGCCTTAAAACAAATAGCCAAAATGTTAATTTACtgttaattaactaattactaaGCTAAACTAATTAAACTGAGATAAACGTTCATCAAACAAGTTCTGATTAAACACCTAAAACACATtgttcttctctctttttttttaatctttcttaaagcaaacaaaataacaaaacaagATAAAGAGGGCAAGGATGTACCtagtaaagaaaaacaaaactacCCATCTTGAAGCGAAACAAGAGGCTCGACCGGATTCCGATGATTCCGTAATAAACTAAAGCTTACATTAATTAATTGTTCTTGACAAGAACAAATAATTAATGTTAGTTTCAACTCAAAACAGCTTGAACTTGATGAAGGAATCGGAAAGAACTAAATTAGGTTTTCTGGCCgattttagatctaaaattcgagGATTTTGAGTGGTGTTTTAGGAAAATTGAAGGTAGATTTGGATTGAGGATGAAGTGAGGAGTGTGGGGTGTGAATTTGGGCGGATTTGGAGGTCGTTTGGTGGTGCCAAGATGGCGACCGCTGGTGGAGGTTTGTGGGAgtttgggggcggctagggttaggctGAGGGAGAGAGATGGAGAAGTGAGAGGGATCTGAGGGGTTTGGAAGAGGGGGGGGGTCTCCGACAGATATAGGGGATTGGAGAGTGGAGTTGTGGGTCGTTCGATCAAAGGAAATCAACGGCTAAGATCGACGTTAcgaaaacgacgtcgttttggtttAGTGAGGAATCTGGACCGGATTGGGGAGGCGTTGGACCTGGGCCGCGTGAGTTTGAGGGGAATCTTAGCAGTTGGGCTTCCTTGAGAATGGTCCAATACAAATACAaccccttttctttctttgtttttctctttcttttcctttaatttaaagttctaatcaaattaattaaaaactaaattaaatcctaatttAAATCTAATTTGTAGAAATAAACTTAGTTatctattttactatttaaataattaattaatttaaactaatgaaAGCAAAATTACTAATTTGCAATTAAGAGCTAAAATGTAAAAATGAcccatattttttgtgatttttcgtttaataatgcaattaactcatgtaattaaataataatatgcAATTAAATCTAAGATGCTATGCAatgaatattttatatatttatggtattttttataattttaaatattaaataagtaACTAAATGCAGACAAAATTAACCAAAAAATCCTAAAATTCAATAAAAACGAAAATAATTTAGAAAGATCTACTTTTGAACTTTGTAGGAGTAATTTTAGGAAGACAAAAATcaggtgctcacaactgcccctctttgctccgaaacacgaagagtttttgggcaaagataaagtgagcaaatacgagcaaTTTTTTGTCCTTTtggatactccatgggaagcgtTATTAAAAAGTCTGactgaaccttgcttcggaggttgtctacatattcttggctataaaggaatcaagtcagtgtagttctgaaagttttagtagctgggactaccgagaagctgtgatttcactgttgttgctgttgttactgcttgctgacctcattattataccaaaatcaaaatgaaaaaaaactaaGCAAgtctatcagctatgagttacaagattcctatctatatgtgatgacccaaaatgtcatcttttttTAAtgattaattttgtgttctaagacctcgaaaataaaaatactatttatcattactcgacttgcgtgcgcagttcgtaaaatttttcagaaagtttttatgtgaaaatggattaaaatatgaattagagctttaaaactcaactgagttgactttggtcaatattttgagcaaacgaactcggatcagtattttgataattccggtaggtccgtatcgtgaattgggacttaggcgtatgcccggaattaaattctgaggttcctagcccgagatatggaagtccgtagtggaattaggcttgaaatttcgaaagttgaattttaagaaagtttgaccgagggggctgactttttgatattgggatcgaaatctgattctgaaaattttcatagctccgttatgtcatttatgacttgcgtgcaaaatttgaggtcaatcggacttgatttgctaggttccggtgttgtttgtagaaattaaaagtttcaatattcattaggcttgaatctatgtgtgattcatatttttagtgttgttggatgtgatctgaagattcgactaagttcatatggtgttttagaacttgttggtatatttggttgaggtcccgagggcctcgggtgtgtttcggatgctcaacgggtcatttttggacttagagaagtagcagatttttctggtttttgttgca
It encodes the following:
- the LOC107792290 gene encoding flavonol sulfotransferase-like — protein: MAEVRDTTPNYPVEEIFKWFCEGKSFCGPFWDHVTTYWKASVDRPNRVFFLTYEDLKSDTLGYVKKLAEFMGKPFSEDEEIQGVAEKIVTRYSFQGLSILEVNKTGGTGLISNNAFFRTGEVGDWKNLLTEDMAKSIDQITQRNFSLWA